In Argopecten irradians isolate NY chromosome 11, Ai_NY, whole genome shotgun sequence, one DNA window encodes the following:
- the LOC138335488 gene encoding uncharacterized protein isoform X2 → MLDRKNTVWQRWSNFKESFTTGKHYTALWAVILLCISSMCSDTAGYAIPVDTSGLGLYLSIRYALSFVLICASSWMLVAMVSKKILSTQVEDDTEIKPLGESDQNVDSTEQKRHSNFSSVILIVTILIAAILLHGVKFFEYQTSSESDTPWLMKKRLNGFEYELYTVITNIAVTMIAPYMFLLISTAHYIAEVVRIIMRKKSEREPNRNIWLLFLLGLLHLVCYGPSLYQQMFLLFTKMATSANICLDNFNSALIILNASVKIVLFKLFTNHFNRYQLPLSNLSGFLAKRNLSLKRGDVVRNFNYSFSNPSYEQDKEQRNPSYEQDREQHNPSYEQDREQHNPSYEQDREQHNPSYEQDREQQTSDL, encoded by the exons ATGCTTGAT agaaaaaacacTGTTTGGCAgcggtggagcaactttaaGGAATCTTTCACTACAGGAAAGCATTATACAG CTTTGTGGGCGGTCATACTCCTCTGCATATCATCCATGTGTTCTGAC ACGGCAGGATATGCCATTCCCGTGGACACCTCTGGGCTAGGTCTCTACCTTAGTATCAG GTACGCACTTAGCTTTGTCCTGATTTGTGCATCTTCCTGGATGCTGGTTGCCATGGTTTCAAAGAAGATCCTATCAACTCAGGTTGAGGATGACACTGAAATCAAGCCTCTGGGTGAATCTGATCAGAATGTTGATAGTACGGAACAAAAACGACATTCTAATTTCTCGTCAGTCATTCTAATCGTCACTATTCTGATTGCTGCAATATTGCTCCATGGTGTCAAATTTTTTGAGTATCAAACGTCCTCCGAGTCCGACACTCCATGGTTGATGAAGAAACGACTAAACGGTTTTGAGTATGAACTTTATACTGTCATTACAAACATAGCTGTGACCATGATTGCTCCATACATGTTTCTCTTGATTTCAACTGCTCATTACATTGCAGAGGTCGTGAGGATCATAATGCGAAAGAAAAGTGAAAGAGAACCGAATCGGAATATTTGGTTACTGTTTCTGCTCGGACTCCTCCATCTTGTTTGTTATGGACCATCACTCTATCAgcaaatgtttttgttgtttacaaAAATGGCTACATCAGCCAATATTTGCTTAGACAATTTCAACAGTGCTCTCATTATACTGAATGCATCAGTCAAAATTGTCCTGTTCAAACTTTTCACAAACCATTTCAATCGGTACCAACTTCCGCTGAGCAATTTGTCAGGTTTTCTCGCCAAAAGAAATCTGAGCTTAAAGAGAGGTGATGTTGTTCGAAATTTTAATTACTCGTTCAGCAACCCGAGTTATGAACAAGATAAAGAGCAACGCAACCCAAGTTATGAACAAGATAGAGAACAACACAACCCGAGTTATGAGCAAGACAGAGAGCAACACAACCCGAGTTATGAACAAGACAGAGAGCAACACAACCCGAGTTATGAGCAAGACAGAGAGCAACAAACTTCAGATCTCTGA
- the LOC138335488 gene encoding uncharacterized protein isoform X4 — MVECLIEKTLFGSGGATLRNLSLQESIIQLCGRSYSSAYHPCVLTYALSFVLICASSWMLVAMVSKKILSTQVEDDTEIKPLGESDQNVDSTEQKRHSNFSSVILIVTILIAAILLHGVKFFEYQTSSESDTPWLMKKRLNGFEYELYTVITNIAVTMIAPYMFLLISTAHYIAEVVRIIMRKKSEREPNRNIWLLFLLGLLHLVCYGPSLYQQMFLLFTKMATSANICLDNFNSALIILNASVKIVLFKLFTNHFNRYQLPLSNLSGFLAKRNLSLKRGDVVRNFNYSFSNPSYEQDKEQRNPSYEQDREQHNPSYEQDREQHNPSYEQDREQHNPSYEQDREQQTSDL; from the exons ATGGTAGAATGCTTGAT agaaaaaacacTGTTTGGCAgcggtggagcaactttaaGGAATCTTTCACTACAGGAAAGCATTATACAG CTTTGTGGGCGGTCATACTCCTCTGCATATCATCCATGTGTTCTGAC GTACGCACTTAGCTTTGTCCTGATTTGTGCATCTTCCTGGATGCTGGTTGCCATGGTTTCAAAGAAGATCCTATCAACTCAGGTTGAGGATGACACTGAAATCAAGCCTCTGGGTGAATCTGATCAGAATGTTGATAGTACGGAACAAAAACGACATTCTAATTTCTCGTCAGTCATTCTAATCGTCACTATTCTGATTGCTGCAATATTGCTCCATGGTGTCAAATTTTTTGAGTATCAAACGTCCTCCGAGTCCGACACTCCATGGTTGATGAAGAAACGACTAAACGGTTTTGAGTATGAACTTTATACTGTCATTACAAACATAGCTGTGACCATGATTGCTCCATACATGTTTCTCTTGATTTCAACTGCTCATTACATTGCAGAGGTCGTGAGGATCATAATGCGAAAGAAAAGTGAAAGAGAACCGAATCGGAATATTTGGTTACTGTTTCTGCTCGGACTCCTCCATCTTGTTTGTTATGGACCATCACTCTATCAgcaaatgtttttgttgtttacaaAAATGGCTACATCAGCCAATATTTGCTTAGACAATTTCAACAGTGCTCTCATTATACTGAATGCATCAGTCAAAATTGTCCTGTTCAAACTTTTCACAAACCATTTCAATCGGTACCAACTTCCGCTGAGCAATTTGTCAGGTTTTCTCGCCAAAAGAAATCTGAGCTTAAAGAGAGGTGATGTTGTTCGAAATTTTAATTACTCGTTCAGCAACCCGAGTTATGAACAAGATAAAGAGCAACGCAACCCAAGTTATGAACAAGATAGAGAACAACACAACCCGAGTTATGAGCAAGACAGAGAGCAACACAACCCGAGTTATGAACAAGACAGAGAGCAACACAACCCGAGTTATGAGCAAGACAGAGAGCAACAAACTTCAGATCTCTGA
- the LOC138335488 gene encoding uncharacterized protein isoform X1 has protein sequence MNYTWSVGSCGHSLTTTDHQLQSLLDTSATMAMSYDSCTVTTLAFSIIFCICGIVTNVVNILAFTCNSVYDDKAPFLLTIVILDLSLLVISLPYFILQTAGYAIPVDTSGLGLYLSIRYALSFVLICASSWMLVAMVSKKILSTQVEDDTEIKPLGESDQNVDSTEQKRHSNFSSVILIVTILIAAILLHGVKFFEYQTSSESDTPWLMKKRLNGFEYELYTVITNIAVTMIAPYMFLLISTAHYIAEVVRIIMRKKSEREPNRNIWLLFLLGLLHLVCYGPSLYQQMFLLFTKMATSANICLDNFNSALIILNASVKIVLFKLFTNHFNRYQLPLSNLSGFLAKRNLSLKRGDVVRNFNYSFSNPSYEQDKEQRNPSYEQDREQHNPSYEQDREQHNPSYEQDREQHNPSYEQDREQQTSDL, from the exons ATGAATTACACTTGGTCAGTGGGTTCTTGTGGTCATTCCTTGACCACAACTGACCACCAGCTACAGAGCCTGCTGGACACATCCGCCACCATGGCGATGTCATATGACTCCTGCACAGTGACGACACTTGCTTTCTCGATAATTTTCTGTATTTGTGGGATTGTAACAAACGTTGTGAACATTCTGGCGTTTACGTGTAATTCTGTTTACGACGATAAAGCGCCGTTCCTTCTCACAATTGTAATCCTGGATTTATCGTTGCTGGTTATAAGCCTTCCGTATTTCATTCTCCAGACGGCAGGATATGCCATTCCCGTGGACACCTCTGGGCTAGGTCTCTACCTTAGTATCAG GTACGCACTTAGCTTTGTCCTGATTTGTGCATCTTCCTGGATGCTGGTTGCCATGGTTTCAAAGAAGATCCTATCAACTCAGGTTGAGGATGACACTGAAATCAAGCCTCTGGGTGAATCTGATCAGAATGTTGATAGTACGGAACAAAAACGACATTCTAATTTCTCGTCAGTCATTCTAATCGTCACTATTCTGATTGCTGCAATATTGCTCCATGGTGTCAAATTTTTTGAGTATCAAACGTCCTCCGAGTCCGACACTCCATGGTTGATGAAGAAACGACTAAACGGTTTTGAGTATGAACTTTATACTGTCATTACAAACATAGCTGTGACCATGATTGCTCCATACATGTTTCTCTTGATTTCAACTGCTCATTACATTGCAGAGGTCGTGAGGATCATAATGCGAAAGAAAAGTGAAAGAGAACCGAATCGGAATATTTGGTTACTGTTTCTGCTCGGACTCCTCCATCTTGTTTGTTATGGACCATCACTCTATCAgcaaatgtttttgttgtttacaaAAATGGCTACATCAGCCAATATTTGCTTAGACAATTTCAACAGTGCTCTCATTATACTGAATGCATCAGTCAAAATTGTCCTGTTCAAACTTTTCACAAACCATTTCAATCGGTACCAACTTCCGCTGAGCAATTTGTCAGGTTTTCTCGCCAAAAGAAATCTGAGCTTAAAGAGAGGTGATGTTGTTCGAAATTTTAATTACTCGTTCAGCAACCCGAGTTATGAACAAGATAAAGAGCAACGCAACCCAAGTTATGAACAAGATAGAGAACAACACAACCCGAGTTATGAGCAAGACAGAGAGCAACACAACCCGAGTTATGAACAAGACAGAGAGCAACACAACCCGAGTTATGAGCAAGACAGAGAGCAACAAACTTCAGATCTCTGA
- the LOC138335488 gene encoding uncharacterized protein isoform X3, whose amino-acid sequence MSALNFDREKTLFGSGGATLRNLSLQESIIQLCGRSYSSAYHPCVLTYALSFVLICASSWMLVAMVSKKILSTQVEDDTEIKPLGESDQNVDSTEQKRHSNFSSVILIVTILIAAILLHGVKFFEYQTSSESDTPWLMKKRLNGFEYELYTVITNIAVTMIAPYMFLLISTAHYIAEVVRIIMRKKSEREPNRNIWLLFLLGLLHLVCYGPSLYQQMFLLFTKMATSANICLDNFNSALIILNASVKIVLFKLFTNHFNRYQLPLSNLSGFLAKRNLSLKRGDVVRNFNYSFSNPSYEQDKEQRNPSYEQDREQHNPSYEQDREQHNPSYEQDREQHNPSYEQDREQQTSDL is encoded by the exons ATGTCTGCTCTtaattttgatagagaaaaaacacTGTTTGGCAgcggtggagcaactttaaGGAATCTTTCACTACAGGAAAGCATTATACAG CTTTGTGGGCGGTCATACTCCTCTGCATATCATCCATGTGTTCTGAC GTACGCACTTAGCTTTGTCCTGATTTGTGCATCTTCCTGGATGCTGGTTGCCATGGTTTCAAAGAAGATCCTATCAACTCAGGTTGAGGATGACACTGAAATCAAGCCTCTGGGTGAATCTGATCAGAATGTTGATAGTACGGAACAAAAACGACATTCTAATTTCTCGTCAGTCATTCTAATCGTCACTATTCTGATTGCTGCAATATTGCTCCATGGTGTCAAATTTTTTGAGTATCAAACGTCCTCCGAGTCCGACACTCCATGGTTGATGAAGAAACGACTAAACGGTTTTGAGTATGAACTTTATACTGTCATTACAAACATAGCTGTGACCATGATTGCTCCATACATGTTTCTCTTGATTTCAACTGCTCATTACATTGCAGAGGTCGTGAGGATCATAATGCGAAAGAAAAGTGAAAGAGAACCGAATCGGAATATTTGGTTACTGTTTCTGCTCGGACTCCTCCATCTTGTTTGTTATGGACCATCACTCTATCAgcaaatgtttttgttgtttacaaAAATGGCTACATCAGCCAATATTTGCTTAGACAATTTCAACAGTGCTCTCATTATACTGAATGCATCAGTCAAAATTGTCCTGTTCAAACTTTTCACAAACCATTTCAATCGGTACCAACTTCCGCTGAGCAATTTGTCAGGTTTTCTCGCCAAAAGAAATCTGAGCTTAAAGAGAGGTGATGTTGTTCGAAATTTTAATTACTCGTTCAGCAACCCGAGTTATGAACAAGATAAAGAGCAACGCAACCCAAGTTATGAACAAGATAGAGAACAACACAACCCGAGTTATGAGCAAGACAGAGAGCAACACAACCCGAGTTATGAACAAGACAGAGAGCAACACAACCCGAGTTATGAGCAAGACAGAGAGCAACAAACTTCAGATCTCTGA
- the LOC138335488 gene encoding uncharacterized protein isoform X5: MLDTAGYAIPVDTSGLGLYLSIRYALSFVLICASSWMLVAMVSKKILSTQVEDDTEIKPLGESDQNVDSTEQKRHSNFSSVILIVTILIAAILLHGVKFFEYQTSSESDTPWLMKKRLNGFEYELYTVITNIAVTMIAPYMFLLISTAHYIAEVVRIIMRKKSEREPNRNIWLLFLLGLLHLVCYGPSLYQQMFLLFTKMATSANICLDNFNSALIILNASVKIVLFKLFTNHFNRYQLPLSNLSGFLAKRNLSLKRGDVVRNFNYSFSNPSYEQDKEQRNPSYEQDREQHNPSYEQDREQHNPSYEQDREQHNPSYEQDREQQTSDL; encoded by the exons ATGCTTGAT ACGGCAGGATATGCCATTCCCGTGGACACCTCTGGGCTAGGTCTCTACCTTAGTATCAG GTACGCACTTAGCTTTGTCCTGATTTGTGCATCTTCCTGGATGCTGGTTGCCATGGTTTCAAAGAAGATCCTATCAACTCAGGTTGAGGATGACACTGAAATCAAGCCTCTGGGTGAATCTGATCAGAATGTTGATAGTACGGAACAAAAACGACATTCTAATTTCTCGTCAGTCATTCTAATCGTCACTATTCTGATTGCTGCAATATTGCTCCATGGTGTCAAATTTTTTGAGTATCAAACGTCCTCCGAGTCCGACACTCCATGGTTGATGAAGAAACGACTAAACGGTTTTGAGTATGAACTTTATACTGTCATTACAAACATAGCTGTGACCATGATTGCTCCATACATGTTTCTCTTGATTTCAACTGCTCATTACATTGCAGAGGTCGTGAGGATCATAATGCGAAAGAAAAGTGAAAGAGAACCGAATCGGAATATTTGGTTACTGTTTCTGCTCGGACTCCTCCATCTTGTTTGTTATGGACCATCACTCTATCAgcaaatgtttttgttgtttacaaAAATGGCTACATCAGCCAATATTTGCTTAGACAATTTCAACAGTGCTCTCATTATACTGAATGCATCAGTCAAAATTGTCCTGTTCAAACTTTTCACAAACCATTTCAATCGGTACCAACTTCCGCTGAGCAATTTGTCAGGTTTTCTCGCCAAAAGAAATCTGAGCTTAAAGAGAGGTGATGTTGTTCGAAATTTTAATTACTCGTTCAGCAACCCGAGTTATGAACAAGATAAAGAGCAACGCAACCCAAGTTATGAACAAGATAGAGAACAACACAACCCGAGTTATGAGCAAGACAGAGAGCAACACAACCCGAGTTATGAACAAGACAGAGAGCAACACAACCCGAGTTATGAGCAAGACAGAGAGCAACAAACTTCAGATCTCTGA
- the LOC138335485 gene encoding tripartite motif-containing protein 3-like codes for MAEAVPMYKFRCLICTEPYKEPRLLLCGHTFCCRCLSSYINAEYVTADDRLYFPCPVCETPTYNDDVNADVSTWATCLPKNDLLASSTAQMSGVQFCDPCLRGKEYNPAEVTCTECEEKLCIQCRIHHERSKLLATHQLTFISGNVGLLAGVYEMCHRHEGNPFGFYCVDHSAMCCNTCVLVSHRQCNNVKPIKDVINKSTANLSPVEVELKEVTEETKKILEEDNLGIAALNAKENEILTGMTDRIEKAKDKLDNLKKTFQSEIADMFRERREQLLTRRKCVNAFHINAENSHQLIADLDQHLSDRHRFVMREHTKNEISGHYRRMDKKTKTEPNRFDITLKLDETIDKIVKMTTVGHVEITSSLSPVSQNTNDRISSLIGSLLSIQATNFADSTSTSDLAGSLEHLTDPTTPVTTAVDVWTGTVSCVHAFNDSTLGGVMKPWLTGGIFTDNNELLITDYRNNRLLLFDENYSYQRVYKVDGCPTDIARGRTSDDIIVSLYQNSILRCTLQNGQLSVISSIDAPPGTWGIEALGDNILAGTDDSVKVMSVDGKVTNSIQKDGCYTYLAVSTSKSTVYHRDNYDVVCRRLDSDAVVYRYSDPGLSGSRGIGLDRNDNVYVCGYSSRNVYLISPDGSRGRILLPKRSSIIKPWCIVVHPTKQEFVVTYEGSILLEVYRFSDDNM; via the coding sequence ATGGCCGAAGCTGTGCCGATGTATAAATTCAGATGTTTGATCTGTACAGAGCCATACAAGGAACCTAGACTCCTGCTCTGTGGTCATACTTTCTGTTGTCGATGTTTGTCATCATACATCAACGCGGAATACGTCACAGCAGACGACAGACTCTACTTCCCATGTCCAGTATGCGAAACACCGACGTATAACGATGACGTCAATGCGGACGTAAGTACCTGGGCGACATGCCTACCGAAAAATGATTTGCTTGCTTCCTCTACAGCACAGATGTCTGGTGTCCAGTTTTGTGATCCATGTCTTCGGGGAAAAGAATATAACCCTGCCGAAGTCACATGTACTGAATGTGAAGAGAAACTTTGCATTCAGTGCCGAATTCATCATGAAAGAAGCAAACTATTAGCTACACACCAACTTACCTTCATCTCTGGAAATGTTGGACTACTTGCAGGTGTCTATGAGATGTGCCATCGACATGAGGGAAATCCATTCGGTTTCTACTGTGTGGACCATAGTGCTATGTGTTGTAATACTTGTGTGTTGGTGTCCCACAGACAATGTaacaatgtaaaaccaatcaagGATGTGATCAACAAGAGTACAGCTAACCTGAGTCCAGTTGAGGTAGAATTGAAGGAAGTGACAGAAGAAACCAAGAAGATATTAGAAGAAGACAATTTAGGGATAGCAGCGCTAAACGCAAAAGAAAACGAGATTTTAACTGGGATGACAGACAGAATAGAGAAAGCTAAGGACAAACTAGATAATCTGAAGAAAACATTCCAATCTGAAATTGCTGATATGTTCAGAGAGAGAAGAGAACAGTTATTGACTCGAAGAAAGTGTGTTAATGCATTTCACATCAACGCGGAAAATTCACACCAGTTGATTGCGGATTTAGATCAACATCTATCAGACCGTCACCGGTTCGTCATGAGAGaacatacaaaaaatgaaatatcggGACATTACCGTCGAATGGATAAAAAAACCAAGACAGAACCAAACAGGTTTGACATCACGTTGAAGCTCGATGAAACAATTGATAAGATCGTGAAAATGACGACCGTTGGACATGTTGAAATCACTTCGTCGCTTTCACCTGTGTCACAAAATACAAATGATCGAATAAGTTCCTTGATCGGAAGTTTACTTTCGATACAAGCTACTAACTTTGCGGACTCGACATCGACTTCAGATTTGGCGGGGTCTCTGGAGCATCTAACAGACCCGACTACCCCAGTAACGACAGCGGTGGATGTATGGACTGGAACGGTATCCTGTGTACATGCATTTAATGACAGCACACTTGGAGGAGTGATGAAACCTTGGTTGACGGGAGGTATCTTTACTGACAACAATGAGTTACTTATCACAGATTACCGTAACAACAGACTCCTACTGTTTGATGAGAATTATTCCTACCAGAGGGTATACAAAGTTGATGGTTGCCCTACAGATATAGCACGTGGACGTACAAGTGATGATATAATTGTATCTTTATACCAGAACTCAATACTGAGATGTACACTACAGAATGGTCAGCTGTCCGTGATATCTAGTATCGATGCTCCACCAGGAACATGGGGTATAGAAGCACTCGGGGATAACATCCTGGCCGGTACTGATGATAGTGTGAAGGTCATGTCTGTCGATGGGAAGGTCACCAATTCTATACAGAAAGATGGATGTTACACATACCTCGCCGTATCTACATCTAAATCTACTGTATACCACAGAGATAACTATGACGTGGTGTGTAGACGACTAGACAGTGACGCAGTAGTCTACAGGTACAGTGATCCTGGTCTGAGTGGTTCTAGGGGTATTGGACTGGACCGAAACGAcaatgtgtatgtgtgtggttacagtTCTAGAAACGTTTACCTTATATCACCTGACGGGTCACGTGGGAGGATACTACTACCCAAACGGTCCAGTATCATAAAGCCTTGGTGTATAGTGGTCCATCCAACCAAACAGGAGTTCGTGGTTACTTACGAGGGATCTATTTTACTCGAGGTGTACAGATTCAGTGATGACAACATGTAG